tgtgtgtgtgtgtgtgttatatatatatatagatatatatatatatatattatatatatatatatatatatatatatatatatatgttacacacacataaacacacacacacacatgtatttgtctacctatctctctatctaacgcTGAAACTgaactgtgataatgatactgtctgtgtgtgtgtgtttgtgtgtgtgtgtgcgtgcgtgcgcgcgtgcggcTACAACGGTTCAAGAGTATATCATCCATTAGAGACAGGTTGCTGCCCTCCAAAAGCAAAATGCTTCAGCAAGAATTTCTGAATGCAGAGATTTGATTACCTGCACAGCATGGCTCAAACGTTTTGCCTTTCTCTAGTATACCTTGCAGAAAAGTTAGAAATTCTGAACTTCTACACTATACCAGTTTTctcagaaagtaaaagaaaaaaatgtccggTGAATTTCCACGTTCCGCGATTTAATACTCGCCAAACAAGACGAATTATTCTCAAGACTATTACTGCACATCTGCAAACTCTGAAACTgaactgtgataatgatattggcgaATCACCCGAGGAGGTAATCTGCGAGCCATTACTGTTTCTGTGAAATTAGTCAGCACGAGAACATCACTTATATCCTGAATGTACGATTTTATTAATGCTTCGTTTCGTGAATGCATATAATTccctgtataatatatgcataagagGAAgtcagaaagatagatggagagagagagacaggaagatagactgacaaagagagaggtagatggatggatacgtagattgacagatagaaaaactagatatgtagatatataggtataaatattggGACATATTCGTATATAAACATTCATCACTCTGTCATAAAGAGGGCAAGATATGTGACAAGGTCTAGCGGGACAAAGAGTCAGATTTTACGGTCCATCTCAGCTAAACACGCGAAGGTCGAGAAAAACAGTAGACAACAAAATTACCGGGATGACCTTTTTGAAATCAATACCGTAATGGGATTTCAAATTCTACCttggattatttttatttccttcacctcttgttataatgttgatgatggccATAGAAATAtcggcaataataagaataattattgtcttagcattgctattattgcttctactgctgctgctgatgatgatgatacttattagcaattataagaagaaataagaaaataacgttTAGGTTTCGCGAGCATTCCTGTCACGAAACCTCCTGGAATTCTATTCATCTCGCCTTTTTCCTGCCAATCAAGGAAACCGGAGGCGTGGCCGTGGGTGTCACGGACGTGCTTCGAAAGAATGCCATGTGTGTGTCCACTCTTTTCGCCCTCACGCCAGATATTTCTCGATCCCTAAGTTATATGTGGGTTTGTTAGTATGAACTATGccctgttttcatttgttttcatggTTTTATGTCCTCTACGGATCTAGGATTAAGTACCTTTTGGGAAATAAGATCTTATGTCAAgccaacatgttttttttcttggtattatGCACCTGATCTACTTATCATTCAAACAGGATTATaacatttcatataattataaagaaaagacgaaaagataTTGTGAAAATAATCTTGGTTCCCATTTGGACTGGACaattgtgtttgcatgtgtatctctctttttctctctctctcttttttctctcactttgtgtgtgtgtgtgtgtgtgtgtgtgtgtgtgtgtgtgtgtgtgtgtgtgtgtgtgtgtgtgtgtgtgtgtgtgtgtgcatatctatgtatgtgtatatataatatatatatatatatatatatatatatatatatatatatatatatatatatatatatatatacatatatatatgcgtgtgtgtgtgtgtgtgtgtgtgtgtgtgtgtgtgtgtgtgtgtgtttgcgtatgattgtatgcatgtatatgtgtttatgcagtatacatacacacatacatacgtattgcttatttttcccacttcctttatggttaataatgaagaaaatataataccTACCACGGTAATAATCTCGATGTTATTAATTTGAtgttctcttctatctattccgGGGATATCCGGCTTTATTACCATCGGGTAATTACCAAGAACGTGTATTTCCTTCTCAATAAAACCCATACTGCCCTTGTATTCACATTTAGAGAAACGTAGAGAAAAGAGGTTAGTTATGTAGTTTACATGAtgctatatctattttttgtaactgtttatcaataaaaatttattcatCCATGTGTCCTACCTAGTTATAGTTATTGTGGTATATTAATTAAAGCATCAGACTATACACCCGCTTGACTGGCGTTCGCTATTCCACTCTTGTAACTTTTTGCAAATACTCTACATGCGATGTccttaagatttttattattactatcatttatatgattattattattattattattattattattattattattattattattattattattattattattattattattattattattattatggtcattatcatcattaacatcatcactatcatcatcactatcatcaataccAACATCTATATGGTTGtattacacacatgtatctatatgtgtgtgtttgtgtatgtatgtaatttgtatGCTTGTGAGCGTAAGGATACGTGCATGTATTGTCTAGGGCTGTTAAAGTTCTGTGCTTCTTTTCCAGTTTCCTAGTCCATCCGTTACTGGGTGTCACTGTATGCATTTTCATAATACAAGGAACTCAAAGCAGCTTTGACGCATGCATTACATATTTTCTAGATAgtctttttatcatatatcttccctctttccaattcgcctcttcttttcattctgtcATTCAAAGGACGCAGAGGCGTGACCGTGAGCGCTGTGGGGCGTTCTGAGAGAGTATAAGAGCCAAGTCTGTCCCTTCCCTCATCACTCCACGCTGACAGCCCGCCGTCATGAAGATCATAGTGAGTCTACTAACTTTAATATAGTACTACATAAACTAACAAGAATTCCAAATAATTTTCCAATAAACAGTTTGATGTTAAGTAAGagtttatatacgtacacacacacgtgtgtgtgtgtacagagagagataaataggtatatatatatgcatgcatgtgtgtgtatttatgtatgcataaaaatgcttattcaaaattgtatatataatgcttattcaaaattgtatatataatgcttattcaaaattgtatatataatgcttattcaaaattgtatatataatgcttattcaaaattgtatacataattacatatacaaatatatatatatatatatatatatatatatatatatatatatatatatatatatatacgcacatcttcatttatgtatatatgcatgtatatatgtatatacatatatgtgtgtgtgtgtgtgcacgtgtgtttgtctatatcaatatatattatataaattatatatattcatatattcctgtgtctgtgcctgcatgtaaatataaatatgaatagagcattatatatatatatatatatatatatatatatatatatatatatatattcaaatacatataatatatatatatatatatatatatatatatatatatatatatatatatatatgtatgtatatatgcatattgacatattggctatatatgtgtatgtacatatgtagtagTTGTAAAAATTTATTCTCTGTCCTACTAATCTCATATGCACCCAGCTTGTAGTTCTGTTGGCTGTCGCAGTGGcagcagagcagaagagggaagCTGAGCCCCACTATGGCTACGCTGGATACTACGGCTTCCCCTACTACTCATACGGCTACAACTATGGAGTCCCTGCTCATGCACATGTAGGCAAACGTGAAGCCGAACCGCATTACGGACACTATGCAGGCTACGGTTATAGGCGTGGACACCTGTATGCCCCTCACGCCCACTCCTACGTCTACACCCACGGCATCGGCAAGAGGGAGGCTGAGGCTGATCCTGACCCTCATTATAGAGGCTACGGATACCCTTACAGATACCTCTATGTCCCACATGCCCACTCATACGTCTACACCCACGGCATCAGCAAGAGGGAGGCTGAGGCCGATCCTGAGCCTCATATGGAGTTTATGGTCATGGCCTTTATCGCCCTTATAGCTTTGGCTTCTATGGACCTTATCGTTACGGATACTAGGGTATGAATAATTaatcatgaataaatgaattgcaATCTTTACCTGTCTTTCATTGCATGGGTCCATAAAGTATACAGACAAGCAAAAAtgcgtatataataaaaaataataataaaaaattggatgacaataatgtaataatcctTTAGATTCTTTTTAGATTCACAGATTTTTCAATGATTTAAACCTCTTTTGAAGAAGAGCAGGTATTAAAGACTATTGCAGTCAAGGTAAAAAATAATACGTCTTGCATATAAACAGTTACACAAACCATGACAGATGCATATACAGTTAACAAATAAATCTCATGGAGAGTATGATGTTCTGATGATTTTATAGTATTCCAATACAAAAGGCAAGGGACTTCAGAAGCCAGAACGAAAAGGGTAAGAGTACTACAATAATCTGTGTGGTTTCCTATATAGTTACACTACTCGTGTGTCGGTGAACATTTTGACAGGAAGTAAACCAGAGTACAAAAACACTTTGAGGTAACTGCACCCGGGGCAAtgcataacacaaataacagtttCTAAAGCCTaagttcatttccttttttccagttCCTACCAAATCTACATTAAATAAATTCATCCACCGAGAGATTTCTGGATCCCCcatgtaatataaaaaagataaagttgTGCAATAAAATAGTGTACAAACAGTcacctttatttatcattataccaaGAACACCAATACAGCTAGCACgaattttgttttgattctctttGGAAATTTATTCCAAGGCTAAGTACCCGTCACCATTTTTCAGTAGCAATACAATAgcattaaaaattatgattacatGTATTTTTGAATATGCATCTGTTAGATATGAAGATTAAACTAATAAATGCACTAACTACCATTTCAAGAGCATTATCTAACGTAAGGAATTCTGTTGTATAAGGTTATACAAAATGTACATaagatatacaaaatttatatacatacggtatatacatgatatattaaccCTTCCAATAAAATAAagcctttcattttttctacaAGATATATAATTtctagatattacatatatgtacatacagtgtatacatatatatatatatatatatatacatatatatatgtatatattggctatatatatatatatatatatatatatatattatatatatatatatataatatgtgataggtttaaacatacataaatacgtatttgtatgcatatgtgtgtgtgtgtgtgagtgtgtctgtgtgtgtgtaaaatataattgcATTGATACCATAATATCAACATAGAAgagctttttttatcattcatatgtatgtgtatgtatatttggaacatatataaatacatacatacttgttaATAGATAAATCCATCCATTGAAATGTtagtattcttttattttaagtcTATTCTAAGTATATAAATTcttgttttgttaattatatgcttattcttattaaaacattattaatacacacacacaccccaaaaacacacacacacacacacacacacacacacacacacacacacacacaaaccacacacacacacacacacaccccacacacacacaccacacacacacacacacacaatatatatatatatatataatatatatatatatatatatatatatattattattatatatgcttatatgtttgttttttcattatatatatgtttatgtttatgtataaatacatatggatatatatgcaaaaatgaatatatatgtagatatatgtacatatataggccactttcacacatacatacatacacacttatataaataatgcacacacacacaatgcgtagtaatgtatatttatacattactacgcattgtggtgtgtgcattatttatataagtgtgtatgtatgtatgtgtgaaagtggcctatatatgtacatatatctacatatatattcatttttgcatatatatccatatgtatttatacataaacataaacatatatataatgacaatacaaacatataagcatatataataataataataatatatatatatatatatatatatatatatatatatatatatatatgtgtgtgtgtgtgtgtgtgtggtgtgttgtgtgtgtgtgtgtgtggtgtgttgtgtgtgtgtgtgtgtgtgtgtgtgtgtgtgttgtgtgtgtgtgggtttgtgtgtgtgtgtgtattaataatgttttaataagaataagcatataattaacaaaaaaagaatttatatattagaatagacttaaagtaaaaaaaatactaacatttCAATGGATGGATTTATCTATtaacaagtatgtatgtatttatatatgtaccaaaattttacatacacatacatatgaatgataaaaaaagcttTTCTATTTTGATATTATGGTATCAATgcaattatatttacacacacacaggacacactcacacacaaacacacatatgcatacaaatacgtatttatgtatttttaaaaacctatcacatattatatatatatatataatatatatatatatatatatatatatatatatatagccaatatatacatatatatatgtatatatatatatatatgtatacactgtatacatatatgtaatatctagaaaattatatatcttgTAGAAAAAATGAAAGCTTTATTTATTGGAAGggttaatatatcatgtatataccgtatgtatataaattttgttttatcttatgtacatttgtataacCTTATAACAACAGAATTCCTTACGTTAGATAATGCTCTTGAAATGGTAGTTAGTGCATTATTAGTTTAATCTTCATATCTAACAGATGATATTCAAAAATACatgtaatcataattttaatgCTATTGTATTGCTACTGAAAAAATGGTGACGGGTACTTAGCCTTGGAATAAATTTCCaaagagaatcaaaacaaaaattcgTGCTAGCTGTATTGGGGTTCttggtataatgataaataaaggtgACTGTTGTACACTATTTTATTGCAcaactttatctttttatattacatGGGGGATCCAGAAATCTCTCGGTGGATGAATTTATTTAATGTAGATTTGGTAGGaactggaaaaaaggaaatgaacttAGGCTTTAGaaactgttatttgtgttatgcaTTGCCCCGGGTGCAGTTACCTCAAAGTGTTTTTGTACTCTGGTTTACTTCCTGTCAAAATGTTCACCGACACACGAGTAGTGTAACTATATAGGAAACCACACAGATTATTGTAGCACTCTTACCCTTTTCGTTCTGGCTTCTGAAGTCCCTTGCCTTTTGTATTGGAATACTATAAAAATCATCAGAACATCATACTCTCCATGAGATTTATTTGTTAACTGTATATGCATCTGTCATGGTTTGTGTAACTGTTTATATGCAAGACGTATTATTTTTACCTTGACTGCAATAGTCTTTAATACTGCTCTTCTTCAAAAGAGGTTAAATCATTGAAAAATCTGTGAATCTAAAAAGAATCTAAaggattattacattattgtcatccaattttttattattatttttattatatacgcaTTTTTGCTTGTCTGTATACTTTATGGACCCATGCAATGAAAGACAGGTAAAGATtgcaattcatttattcatgattAATTATTCATACCCTAGTATCCGTAACGATAAGGTCCATAGAAGCCAAAGCTATAAGGGCGATAAAGGCCATGACCATAAACTCCATAATGAGGCTCAGGATCGGCCTCAGCCTCCCTCTTGCTGATGCCGTGGGTGTAGACGTATGAGTGGGCATGTGGGACATAGAGGTATCTGTAAGGGTATCCGTAGCCTCTATAATGAGGGTCAGGATATCAGCCTCAGCCTCCCTCTTGCCGATGCCGTGGGTGTAGACGTAGGAGTGGGCGTGAGGGGCATACAGGTGTCCACGCCTATAACCGTAGCCTGCATAGTGTCCGTAATGCGGTTCGGCTTCACGTTTGCCTACATGTGCATGAGCAGGGACTCCATAGTTGTAGCCGTATGAGTAGTAGGGGAAGCCGTAGTATCCAGCGTAGCCATAGTGGGGCTCAGcttccctcttctgctctgctgCCACTGCGACAGCCAACAGAACTACAAGCTGGGTGCATATGAGATTAGTAGGACAGAGAATAAATTTTTACAACTACTACGTAtacaatgtatgtacatacacatatatagccaatatgtcaatatgcatatatacatatatatatatatatatatatatatatatatatatatatatatatatatatatatatatgtatttgaatatatatatatatatatatatatatatatatatatatatatatatatatatatatataatgctctattcatatttatatttacatgcaggcacagacacaggaatatatgaatatatataatttatataatatatattgatatagacaaacacacgtgcacacacacacacacacatatgtatatacatatatacatgcatatatacataaatgaagatgtgcgtatatatatatatatatatatatatatatatatatatatatatatatatatatatatttgtatatgtaattatgtatacaattttgaataagcattatatatacaattttgaataagcattatatatacaattttgaataagcatttttatgcatacataaatacacacacatgcatgcatatatatatacctatttatctctctctgtacacacacacacgtgtgtgtgtacgtatataaactCTTACTTAACATCAAACTGTTTATTGGAAAATTATTTGGAATTCTTGTTAGTTTATGTAGTACTATTAAAGTTAGTAGACTCACTATGATCTTCATGACGGCGGGCTGTCAGCGTGGAGTGATGAGGGAAGGGACAGACTTGGCTCTTATACTCTCTCAGAACGCCCCACAGCGCTCACGGTCACGCCTCTGCGTCCTTTGAATgacagaatgaaaagaagaggcgaattggaaagagggaagatatatgataaaaagacTATCTAGAAAATATGTAATGCATGCGTCAAAGCTGCTTTGAGTTCCTTGTATTATGAAAATGCATACAGTGACACCCAGTAACGGATGGACTAGGAAACTGGAAAAGAAGCACAGAACTTTAACAGCCCTAGACAATACATGCACGTATCCTTACACTCACAAgcatacaattacatacatacacaaacacacacatatagatacatgtgtgtaataCAACCAAAtagatgttggtgatgatgatagtgatgatgatagtgatgatgttaatgatgataatgaccataataataataataataataataataataataatgacaatgataataatgataatgatgatgatgataaaataataataataataataataataataataataataataataataataataataataataataataataataatcatataaatgatagtaataataaaaatcttaaggACATCGCATGTAGAGTATTTGCAAAAAGTTACAAGAGTGGAATAGCGAATACCAGTCACGCGGGTGTATAGTCTGATGCTATAATTAATATTCCACAATAACTATAACTAGGTAGGACACATGGATGAATAAACTTTTATTGATAAACAGttacaaaaaatagatatagcaTCATGTAAACTACATAACTAACCTCTTTTCTCTACGTTTCTCTAAATGTGAATACAAGGGCAGTATAGATTATTAAGAAGGAAATACACGTTCTTGGTAATTACCCGATGGTAATAAAGCCGGATATCCCcggaatagatagaagagaatatCAAATTAATAACTTCGAGATTATTACCGTGGTAggtattatattttcttcattattaaccataaaggaagtgggaaaaataagcaatacgtatgtatgtgtgtatgtatactgcataaacacatatacatgcatacaatcatacgcaaacacacacacacacacacacacacacacacacacacacacacacaccacacacacacacacatatatatatatatatatatatatatataataatatatatatatatagatatatagatatatatgatatatatatgtatatacacatctatgtacacatatatatgattttatatatatatatatatatatatataatatatagatatatatatatatatatatatatataatatatattatatatacacatacatagatatgcacacacacacacacacacacacacacacaccccacacacacacacaccacacacacacacacacacacacacacacacaaagtgagagaaaaaagagagagagagaaaaaagagagatacacatgcaaacacaattGTCCAGTCAAATGGGAACCAAGATTATTTTCACAAtatcttttcgtcttttctttataattatatgaaatgttATAATCCTGTTTGAATGATAAGTAGATCAGGTGCataataccaagaaaaaaaacatgttggcTTGACATAAGATCTTATTTCCCAAAAGGTACTTAATCCTAGATCCGTAGAGGACATAAAAccatgaaaacaaatgaaaacagggCATAGTTCATACTAACAAACCCACATATAACTTAGGGATCGAGAAATATCTGGCGTGAGGGCGAAAAGAGTGGACACACACATGGCATTCTTTCGAAGCACGTCCGTGACACCCACGGCCACGCCTCCGGTTTCCTTGATTGGCAGGAAAAAGGCGAGATGAATAGAATTCCAGGAGGTTTCGTGACAGGAATGCTCGCGAAACCTAAAAcgttattttcctatttcttcttataATTGctaataagtatcatcatcatcagcagcagcagtagaaaacaataatagcaatgctaagacaataattattcttattattgccgaTATTTACTATggccatcatcaacattataacaagaggtgaaggaaaataaaaaaataatccaagGTTTGAATTGAAATCCCATTACGGTATTGATTTCAAAAAGGTCATCCCGGTAATTTGTTGTCTACTGTTGTCTCGACCTTCGCGTGTTTAGCTGAGATGGACCGTAAAATCTGACTCTTTGTCCCGCTAGACCTTTTCACATATCTTGCCCTCTTTATGACAGAGTGATGAATGTTATATACGAATATGtcaatatttatacctatatatctacatatctagttttctatctgtcaatctacgtatccatccatctacctctctctttgtcagtctatcttcctgtctctctctctccatctatctttctgacTTCctcttatgcatatattatacagggAATTATATGCATTCACGAAACGAAGCATTAATGAAATCGTACATTCAGGATATAAGTGATGTTCTCGTGCTGACTAATTTCACAGAAACAGTAATGGCTCGCAGATTACCTCCTCGGGTGATtcgccaatatcattatcacagttcAGTTTCAGAGTTTGCAGATGTGCAGTAATAGTCTTGAGAATAATTCGTCTTGTTTGGCGAGTATTAAATCGCGGAACGTGGAAATTCAccggacatttttttcttttactttctgagAAAACTGGTATAGTGTAAGAAGTTCAGAATTTCTAACTTTTCTGCAAGGTATACTAGAGAAAGGCAAAACGTTTGAGCCCATGCTGTGCAGGTAAATCAAATCTCTGCATTCAGAAATTCTTGCTGAAGCATTTTGCTTTTGGAGGGCAGCAACCTGTCTCTAATGGATGATATACTCTTGAACCGTTGTAgccgcacgcgcgcacgcacgcacacacacacacaaacacacacacacagacagtatcattatcacagttcAGTTTCAgcgttagatagagagataggtagacaaatacatgtgtgtgtgtgtgtttatgtgtgtgtaacatatatatatatatatatatatatatatataatatatatatatatatatatatatatatatatatatacacacacccacaccacacacacacacacacacacacacacacacacacacacatatattatatatatatatatatatatatatatatatatatacatacatatatattagacacacgcataaagtgatatatatgtatatatatatatatatatatatatatatatatatatatatatatatatatatatatattagacacacgcATAAAgtgatatttcttttcttttaacggtaggttcatgtctgagccgccgtggtcatagcatgatactgctacgccagtgggtctttgtctctgtgcgaaacatgtgttaacatgaagggacctgggaaaacatgacgcagctggctgtgagcggaggagcggaggaacaagccgtgagacgcagttgggtgctgctcctgtgaagacctcgtgtgtgccttgtgacctgataattcgtgttgccctgttataagctgtatcgtgcagtgtgacatgctggtttccccctgtattgtgcctatagaaaagtgtacgggtaaataacttttgtaaataaaggaaagactgtcattttgtgtttatttcgtgccctgcctcgccacatggcgtttcccctcctggtgttctgggacgctgtggtgctcggtgcctcttggagctgttcagtgttcacgaccctgtggatagcacgctgtctgcctagcctgccttgtgttggtggcagagagacgaggtggccggcgtaacaattggtgtcaggagtgggatttgtgatatttgatcagtgagagcgccgatttatcatgttctccaaagatggcggcagccatgagggagaggaggctatgactgaggcaggcagagtgaggtgaagccgagccagatggacctgatcactgccatgctggccggtatgagggaggaaatggcacaaagggcagaagagcaggcacagagggcacgcgagcaggcgcaccatctcgtcgagaagcaggcaaggaaggcagaggaacagttctgccaacttgttgaggtgctacagagcaatctcgcatctgtgaagatggaaactcagcagtacaccgacaaggcctgcaacagcgtgaagagtgaactgatggaggaggtgcagactctgaagggcgaggttcagggcctgagggaggaagtgaaggaggaaaggcggcgtcatgaggtaggtaacgttgcaagcagagaaggcagacgaggttctggcaagagatgccagagtgtcagatttactgggtctgcctggggtctgtggcaggaaacccccgggcctcgcagcgtcgtgtcgcagccagtggtcgctgcagaaggctggggacccatcggaaccgctcccttgggtataggtggcggcaaactcggacccggtcaacccgcctcgttgcctccctcacccccttcctcccccccaggtgtgttagttcacggcacgcgttctccaccctgcagcccctcggcctccagacattctgtgaagcgtaagccagctgagtacgacgggaaggtggcctgggaggcatatgtcgcccaatttgaaatgctggcatctgcccagggctggagccaggaagagaaggccctgcagctggtaacagcgctaaggggccccgcggtggaagtgttgggctatctgccgccatcccaacatgcctcttacaccagcgtggcagaggctttgaaacgctgtttcgggcaccacc
This portion of the Penaeus monodon isolate SGIC_2016 unplaced genomic scaffold, NSTDA_Pmon_1 PmonScaffold_5426, whole genome shotgun sequence genome encodes:
- the LOC119571193 gene encoding uncharacterized protein LOC119571193 yields the protein MKIILVVLLAVAVAAEQKREAEPHYGYAGYYGFPYYSYGYNYGVPAHAHVGKREAEPHYGHYAGYGYRRGHLYAPHAHSYVYTHGIGKREAEADPDPHYRGYGYPYRYLYVPHAHSYVYTHGISKREAEADPEPHMEFMVMAFIALIALASMDLIVTDTRARDFRSQNEKVPTKSTLNKFIHREISGSPISNTIALKIMITCIFEYASVRYED